A single genomic interval of Polaribacter vadi harbors:
- a CDS encoding transketolase, with amino-acid sequence MPTTKELQDFTQQVRRDILRMVHKVNSGHPGGSLGCAEFFTCLYQEVMDYSTDFKMDGKNEDLFFLSNGHISPVYYSVLAHSGFFPVEELSTFRLIDSRLQGHPTTHEGLPGIRIASGSLGQGMSVALGVAQAKKLNGDDKIVYTLHGDGELQEGQNWEAIMYASGKKVDNLIATIDLNGKQIDGATDDVLPMGSIKAKFEAFGWDVLEVKEGNDIEAILAGLKEAKSLTGKGKPVCILLYTEMGNGVDFMMNTHAWHGKAPNDEQLENALAQNPATLGDY; translated from the coding sequence ATGCCAACAACTAAAGAATTACAAGATTTTACACAACAAGTTCGTAGAGATATTTTAAGAATGGTTCATAAAGTAAATTCTGGTCATCCAGGAGGTTCTTTAGGCTGTGCAGAATTTTTTACTTGTTTGTATCAAGAAGTAATGGATTATTCTACGGATTTTAAAATGGATGGAAAAAACGAAGATTTATTTTTCCTTTCTAATGGACATATTTCTCCTGTTTATTATAGTGTTTTGGCTCATAGTGGCTTTTTTCCAGTAGAAGAATTAAGCACGTTTAGATTGATAGATTCTCGTTTACAAGGTCATCCAACAACGCACGAAGGTTTACCAGGAATTAGAATTGCTTCTGGATCTTTAGGGCAAGGAATGTCTGTTGCATTAGGTGTTGCACAAGCAAAAAAGTTAAATGGTGATGATAAAATTGTGTATACTTTACATGGTGATGGAGAATTGCAAGAAGGGCAAAACTGGGAAGCAATTATGTATGCTTCAGGTAAAAAAGTAGATAATTTAATTGCAACTATCGATTTAAATGGAAAGCAAATTGATGGTGCTACAGACGATGTTTTACCAATGGGAAGCATCAAAGCAAAATTTGAAGCTTTTGGTTGGGATGTTTTAGAAGTAAAAGAAGGAAATGATATTGAAGCAATTTTAGCTGGACTAAAAGAAGCAAAATCATTAACAGGAAAAGGAAAACCAGTTTGTATTTTATTATATACAGAAATGGGGAATGGAGTAGATTTTATGATGAATACACACGCTTGGCATGGAAAAGCACCAAATGATGAGCAGTTAGAAAATGCTTTGGCTCAAAACCCTGCAACTTTAGGAGATTATTAA
- the bshA gene encoding N-acetyl-alpha-D-glucosaminyl L-malate synthase BshA: MKIGIVCYPTFGGSGVVATELGMALADKGHEVHFITYNQPVRLDFISHKLHFHQVLIEEYPLFQYQPYELALSSKMVEVVQKYELEVLHVHYAIPHAYAAFMAKQMLREKGIEIKVVTTLHGTDITLVGSHPTYKTAVEFSINNSDVVTAVSNNLKETTNQLFNIKKDIKVIYNFIDVNKYNKAENEECKRSALAEPNERILTHISNFRPVKRVEDVIKVFYEVQKEIPSKLLMIGEGPDRKKAELLTKKLGIHNKVFFLGNSTEIDKILCYSDVFLLPSKTESFGLAALEAMAAKTAIISTNTGGLPEVNIHGETGFLSNLGDVEDMAKNAISILKHDDVLERFKLNAQEHTKHFSLENILPVYEEIYKSCYKSEVK; this comes from the coding sequence ATGAAAATAGGAATTGTTTGTTATCCAACTTTTGGAGGAAGTGGAGTAGTAGCAACAGAATTAGGAATGGCTTTGGCAGATAAAGGGCATGAAGTTCATTTTATAACCTACAATCAACCAGTTCGTTTAGATTTTATATCACATAAATTACATTTTCATCAAGTTTTAATAGAAGAATATCCATTATTTCAATATCAACCTTATGAGTTAGCATTGTCTAGTAAAATGGTTGAAGTTGTTCAGAAATATGAATTGGAAGTTTTACATGTTCATTATGCAATTCCACATGCGTATGCTGCTTTTATGGCAAAGCAAATGTTAAGAGAAAAAGGAATTGAAATAAAAGTAGTTACTACTTTGCATGGTACAGATATTACTTTGGTAGGTAGCCACCCAACCTATAAAACAGCAGTAGAATTTAGTATTAATAATTCTGATGTAGTAACAGCAGTTTCAAATAACCTGAAAGAAACCACAAATCAACTTTTTAATATCAAAAAAGATATTAAAGTTATTTATAATTTTATTGATGTAAATAAATATAACAAAGCAGAAAATGAAGAATGTAAAAGAAGTGCTTTGGCAGAACCCAATGAACGTATTCTAACACATATTAGTAATTTTAGACCTGTTAAAAGGGTAGAAGATGTTATTAAAGTTTTCTATGAAGTTCAAAAAGAAATTCCATCAAAATTATTGATGATTGGAGAAGGACCAGACAGAAAAAAAGCAGAACTTTTAACGAAAAAACTAGGCATACATAACAAAGTTTTCTTTTTAGGAAATAGTACAGAAATTGATAAGATTTTATGTTATTCAGATGTTTTTCTACTGCCTTCTAAAACAGAAAGTTTTGGTTTAGCAGCCTTAGAAGCAATGGCTGCAAAAACAGCAATAATTTCTACGAATACAGGAGGTTTGCCAGAAGTAAATATTCATGGAGAAACAGGTTTCTTAAGCAATTTAGGCGATGTTGAGGACATGGCTAAAAATGCAATTTCTATTTTAAAACACGATGATGTTTTAGAACGTTTTAAACTAAATGCACAAGAACATACCAAACATTTTTCGTTAGAAAATATTTTACCTGTATATGAAGAGATTTATAAATCTTGTTACAAAAGTGAAGTGAAGTAA
- a CDS encoding DUF937 domain-containing protein — protein MAGILDLLNSDLGKQIVSGVAGSTGTDSSKTSSVLTMALPVLMKAMERNAATPEGAQSLQNALENKHDGSILDNLGGLFGGGVDESVKQDGAGILSHILGAKQQGVEQVIGQKAGLDAGSVANILKVAAPLVMGMLGKQKKEQNVNSSGDLTGLLGGLLGGSSASNEQNFLEKILDADGDGSVIDDVAGMFLGGDKKSSGGGLGGMLGGMFGK, from the coding sequence ATGGCAGGAATTTTAGATTTATTAAATAGTGATTTAGGAAAACAAATAGTATCTGGTGTAGCAGGATCTACAGGTACAGATTCAAGTAAAACAAGTAGTGTTTTAACGATGGCTTTACCAGTTTTAATGAAAGCAATGGAAAGAAATGCTGCAACTCCTGAAGGTGCACAAAGTTTACAAAATGCTTTAGAAAATAAACATGATGGTAGTATTTTAGACAATCTTGGAGGTTTGTTTGGTGGTGGAGTTGATGAGAGTGTAAAACAAGATGGAGCAGGAATTTTAAGCCATATTTTAGGAGCTAAACAACAAGGTGTTGAGCAAGTTATTGGACAAAAAGCTGGTTTAGATGCTGGTTCTGTTGCAAATATTTTAAAAGTTGCTGCTCCTTTAGTAATGGGAATGTTAGGAAAACAAAAGAAAGAACAAAACGTAAATTCTTCTGGAGATTTAACTGGACTTTTAGGAGGTTTATTAGGTGGAAGTTCTGCTAGTAACGAACAAAATTTTCTTGAGAAAATTTTAGATGCTGATGGTGATGGAAGTGTTATAGATGATGTTGCTGGAATGTTTTTAGGAGGCGATAAGAAATCTTCTGGAGGTGGACTTGGAGGAATGCTAGGTGGTATGTTTGGAAAATAA
- a CDS encoding dicarboxylate/amino acid:cation symporter, protein MKKLELHWQILIGMVVGILFGLGMTTVDGGAKFILNWINPFGTIFVKLLKLIAVPLIIASLVKGISDLKDISKFKNIGLKTIAIYIGTTVIAITIGLLLVNVVKPGEGISEDTITKLTETYANSGGVQDKLSEASKQRNTGPLQFLEDMVPDNAIKALGDNTSMLQVIFFTIFLGISMLLIGEKRAKPLKDFFDSLNEVVLKMVDLIMLFAPYAVFALLANVVVSSNDPDLLIALLKYALTVVGGLLLMVIFYMILISIFTKKNPFWFLKQLSPAQLLAFSTSSSAATLPVTMERVEEHIGVDKEVSSFVLPVGATINMDGTSLYQAVAAVFIAQALGFDLTFTGQLTIILTALLASIGSAAVPGAGMVMLVIVLESVNFPADKLAIGLALIFAVDRPLDMCRTVINVTGDATVASLVAKSVGKLHDNPKPKNWDDDYDDVK, encoded by the coding sequence ATGAAAAAATTAGAATTACACTGGCAAATTTTAATAGGAATGGTTGTTGGAATCCTTTTTGGATTAGGAATGACAACTGTAGATGGAGGAGCAAAATTTATTTTAAATTGGATAAATCCATTTGGAACTATTTTTGTAAAATTATTAAAATTAATAGCAGTTCCTTTAATTATAGCGTCTTTAGTAAAAGGAATATCAGATTTAAAAGATATTTCAAAATTTAAAAATATTGGTTTAAAAACCATCGCCATTTATATTGGTACCACTGTTATTGCTATTACAATTGGTTTGTTATTGGTAAATGTTGTAAAACCTGGAGAAGGAATCTCTGAAGATACAATCACCAAACTTACAGAAACTTACGCAAATAGTGGAGGTGTACAAGATAAATTATCGGAAGCTTCTAAACAAAGAAATACAGGTCCTTTACAGTTTTTAGAAGACATGGTTCCAGACAATGCTATAAAAGCTTTGGGTGATAACACCTCTATGTTACAAGTAATTTTCTTTACTATTTTTCTTGGTATTTCTATGTTATTAATTGGCGAGAAAAGAGCAAAACCATTAAAAGATTTCTTTGATTCTTTAAATGAAGTAGTTTTAAAAATGGTCGATTTAATTATGCTTTTTGCTCCTTATGCAGTTTTTGCATTGTTGGCAAATGTGGTAGTTTCATCTAATGATCCAGATTTACTAATTGCACTTTTAAAATATGCACTTACTGTGGTTGGTGGTTTATTATTGATGGTGATTTTCTATATGATTTTAATAAGTATTTTCACGAAAAAGAATCCATTTTGGTTTTTGAAGCAATTAAGTCCTGCTCAATTATTAGCATTTTCTACAAGTTCAAGTGCAGCAACTTTACCTGTAACTATGGAACGTGTTGAAGAACATATAGGTGTTGATAAAGAAGTTTCTAGTTTTGTGTTGCCTGTTGGAGCTACCATAAATATGGATGGAACTTCATTATATCAAGCAGTTGCAGCCGTTTTTATTGCGCAAGCTCTTGGGTTCGATTTAACGTTTACAGGTCAATTAACCATTATTTTAACAGCGTTATTAGCTTCAATTGGATCTGCTGCAGTTCCTGGAGCAGGAATGGTAATGTTAGTAATTGTATTAGAATCCGTTAATTTTCCTGCGGATAAACTAGCCATAGGTTTGGCATTAATTTTTGCAGTTGATAGACCTCTTGATATGTGTAGAACTGTAATTAATGTTACTGGAGATGCAACTGTAGCAAGTTTGGTAGCAAAATCTGTTGGTAAATTACACGATAATCCTAAACCTAAAAATTGGGATGATGATTATGATGATGTGAAATAG
- a CDS encoding sulfurtransferase, with translation MSLKINSPLVSVDWLFSNLENEHLIILDATIPKVTSKEEGIGEKHQIKNAIFFDIQAVFSDKNAPFPNTILSPKEFEEKAQELGINNNSCIVVYDDLGMYSSPRVWWLFQLMGFKNIAVLNDGFPEWKKKEYPIEKPFSHQPKRGNFRVDYQPQKVKFTEDVLKEIENDKFLIADARSKGRFYATEPEPRKGLKGGHIPNSISFPITEIIVDGKLKSAKDLKEIFKEKNPKNKDFIFSCGSGITAAVLALGAEIAGFKNHAVYDGSWTEWASTENLPIEK, from the coding sequence ATGTCTTTAAAGATAAACTCACCTTTAGTTTCTGTAGATTGGTTGTTTTCTAATTTAGAAAATGAACATCTAATTATTTTAGATGCCACAATTCCAAAAGTTACATCAAAAGAGGAGGGAATAGGAGAGAAACATCAAATTAAAAACGCTATATTTTTTGATATACAAGCTGTTTTTTCTGATAAAAATGCGCCATTTCCAAACACCATATTATCACCAAAGGAATTTGAAGAAAAGGCGCAAGAATTAGGTATTAACAATAACAGTTGTATTGTTGTGTATGATGATTTAGGAATGTATTCCTCACCAAGAGTTTGGTGGCTTTTTCAATTGATGGGGTTCAAAAATATTGCAGTTTTAAATGACGGTTTTCCTGAATGGAAAAAGAAAGAATACCCAATTGAAAAACCATTTTCTCATCAACCTAAAAGAGGAAATTTTAGGGTTGATTATCAACCACAAAAAGTAAAGTTTACAGAAGATGTTTTAAAAGAAATTGAAAATGATAAATTTTTAATTGCTGATGCTCGTTCAAAAGGACGTTTTTATGCAACTGAACCAGAACCAAGAAAAGGGTTAAAAGGAGGCCATATTCCAAACTCCATTAGTTTTCCAATTACTGAAATTATTGTTGATGGTAAATTAAAATCAGCAAAAGATTTAAAAGAAATATTTAAGGAAAAGAATCCTAAAAACAAAGATTTTATATTTTCTTGTGGATCAGGAATTACTGCAGCTGTGTTGGCTTTAGGAGCAGAAATAGCTGGTTTTAAAAATCATGCTGTGTATGATGGTTCTTGGACAGAATGGGCATCCACAGAAAATTTACCAATAGAAAAATAA
- a CDS encoding M28 family metallopeptidase, which yields MRKILYMASAVAFMACSSSKNASNDDDANVDQAAKYAATITAKDLGAHLFTYASDEFEGRETGEPGQKKAVEYLKNFYVSNEIVSPLGGDDYFQEVPAEWINKNTRRGKYNDSENVVAFIKGSEKPDEIIVISAHLDHEGIKGEEIYNGADDDGSGTVAMLEIAEAFQMAVKAGKGPKRSILFLHVTGEEKGLLGSKYYADEDPIFPLANTVCDLNIDMIGRTDDRHKADPNYVYLIGSDKLSTELHNISEAINAKYTNINLDYKYNDENDPNRFYYRSDHYNFAKNNVPIIFYFNGTHVDYHKPTDTPDKINYELLENRTRLVFHTAWEVANREARIVADKAEVKKEETGK from the coding sequence ATGAGAAAAATACTTTATATGGCTAGTGCAGTCGCTTTTATGGCTTGCAGTTCTAGTAAAAATGCGTCTAATGATGATGATGCTAATGTAGATCAAGCTGCAAAATATGCAGCAACAATTACAGCTAAAGATTTAGGTGCTCACTTATTTACATATGCTTCAGATGAGTTTGAAGGAAGAGAAACTGGTGAACCTGGACAGAAAAAAGCCGTTGAATATTTAAAAAACTTTTATGTAAGTAACGAAATCGTATCGCCTTTAGGAGGAGATGATTATTTTCAAGAAGTACCTGCAGAATGGATTAATAAAAATACACGTAGAGGAAAATATAACGATTCAGAAAATGTAGTTGCATTTATTAAAGGTTCTGAAAAGCCAGATGAAATTATTGTTATTTCAGCACATTTAGATCATGAAGGTATTAAAGGTGAAGAAATTTACAATGGTGCAGATGATGATGGTTCTGGAACTGTTGCTATGCTAGAAATTGCAGAAGCATTTCAAATGGCTGTAAAGGCTGGAAAAGGTCCAAAAAGATCTATCTTATTTTTACATGTAACTGGTGAAGAAAAAGGTTTATTAGGTTCTAAATATTATGCTGATGAAGATCCAATTTTTCCTTTAGCTAACACAGTTTGTGATTTAAATATTGACATGATTGGTAGAACTGATGACAGACATAAAGCTGATCCAAATTATGTTTATTTAATTGGTTCTGATAAATTAAGTACTGAGTTGCATAATATATCTGAAGCTATAAACGCAAAATACACAAACATCAATTTAGATTATAAATATAATGATGAGAATGATCCAAATCGTTTTTACTACAGATCTGATCATTATAACTTTGCAAAAAACAATGTGCCAATTATTTTTTACTTTAATGGTACTCACGTAGATTACCATAAGCCAACTGATACTCCTGACAAAATTAATTACGAATTGTTAGAAAATAGAACACGTTTGGTTTTCCATACTGCTTGGGAAGTTGCCAACAGAGAAGCTAGAATTGTAGCTGATAAAGCTGAAGTTAAAAAAGAAGAAACAGGAAAGTAA
- a CDS encoding ABC transporter ATP-binding protein, which yields MKQQKENIVLKTENLSIGYQSKKAQNIVASKIDIAIEKGKLVAVLGKNGIGKSTLLRTIAKVQNPLHGDIFINQKNIEKYSNKDLSTVLSLVLTERLPESQMTVFELVALGRQPYTNWIDSLSETDLEKINWAIEQTEINHLKDKFFYELSDGQLQRVLIARALAQDTDIIILDEPTAHLDLHHTIKIFSLLKKLVSETSKTIMLSTHEVNLAIQFANEIVLFTDDKIFTGTPTELISKNAFDNLFSKEIVIFNRNLQQFIINKK from the coding sequence ATTAAACAACAAAAAGAAAATATAGTCCTAAAAACTGAAAACCTAAGCATTGGTTATCAATCTAAAAAAGCGCAAAATATTGTTGCTTCAAAGATTGATATTGCTATTGAAAAAGGCAAATTAGTAGCGGTTTTAGGTAAAAACGGAATCGGAAAATCTACCTTATTAAGAACCATTGCTAAAGTGCAAAACCCTTTACATGGTGATATTTTTATCAACCAAAAAAACATAGAAAAATATTCAAATAAAGACCTTTCTACTGTTTTGAGTTTGGTATTAACTGAACGTTTACCAGAAAGCCAAATGACCGTTTTTGAATTGGTTGCTTTGGGCAGACAACCTTACACAAATTGGATAGATTCACTTTCTGAAACTGATTTAGAAAAAATAAATTGGGCAATTGAACAAACTGAAATCAATCATTTAAAAGATAAATTCTTTTATGAGTTGAGTGATGGACAACTACAACGTGTTTTAATTGCAAGAGCTTTGGCACAAGATACAGACATTATTATTTTAGATGAACCTACTGCTCATTTAGATTTGCATCACACTATAAAAATATTTTCTTTATTAAAGAAATTGGTTTCTGAAACTTCTAAAACCATTATGCTATCTACTCACGAAGTAAATTTAGCGATTCAGTTTGCGAATGAAATTGTTTTATTTACAGATGATAAAATTTTTACAGGAACTCCAACTGAATTGATATCAAAAAATGCGTTTGATAATTTATTCTCTAAAGAAATTGTAATTTTTAACAGAAATTTGCAACAATTTATAATAAACAAAAAGTAA
- a CDS encoding FecCD family ABC transporter permease, giving the protein MKQKNYTKHFIILSVLLVVLFFVNISLGSVSIPFDEIFTTLIGGKSTKASWEIIILNFRLPKAITAILVGSGLSICGLLMQTLFRNPLAGPFVLGISSGASLGVAILILGSSVFGGFLLSASISNISLPIAASLGAFLVLSAVIIAANKVRNTMSILIIGLMFGSLTSAVISVLAYFSEAEQIQQYLFWSFGSLGNLSWNEIIVFILIYSIGILGTLSVIKPLNSFLLGENYAKSLGINIKKNRNIILLITSLLTGVITAFSGPIAFVGLAVPHIARLFFTTSNHKILIPAVAILGGIILLICDGIAQLPTSEYTLPINAITSLFGAPVVIWLLVRKKKIYI; this is encoded by the coding sequence ATGAAACAAAAAAACTACACAAAACATTTTATAATTTTATCAGTTTTACTAGTCGTTTTATTTTTTGTAAATATTAGTCTAGGTTCTGTTTCTATTCCTTTTGATGAAATTTTTACCACTTTAATTGGTGGAAAATCTACCAAAGCAAGTTGGGAAATTATTATTTTAAATTTTAGATTACCCAAAGCAATTACAGCAATTTTAGTAGGTTCAGGTTTGTCTATCTGTGGTTTGTTAATGCAAACATTATTTCGAAATCCGTTAGCTGGCCCTTTTGTTTTAGGGATTTCTTCGGGTGCAAGTTTAGGAGTTGCTATCTTAATTTTAGGAAGTTCGGTTTTTGGCGGATTTTTGTTATCGGCATCAATTTCTAATATTTCTTTGCCAATTGCAGCAAGTTTAGGTGCTTTTTTAGTTTTATCGGCTGTTATTATTGCTGCAAATAAAGTTCGAAATACCATGTCAATTTTAATTATTGGGTTGATGTTTGGGAGTTTAACATCGGCAGTAATTAGTGTTTTAGCTTACTTTTCTGAAGCTGAACAAATTCAGCAATATTTATTTTGGAGTTTTGGAAGTTTAGGTAATTTATCTTGGAATGAAATTATAGTTTTTATCCTTATTTATAGTATTGGAATTTTAGGAACTTTATCAGTTATAAAGCCTTTAAATAGTTTTTTATTAGGCGAAAATTATGCAAAAAGCTTGGGCATCAACATTAAAAAAAATAGAAATATTATTTTATTAATTACAAGTTTATTAACAGGTGTAATTACCGCTTTTTCTGGTCCAATTGCATTTGTAGGTTTGGCTGTGCCTCATATTGCTCGATTATTTTTTACAACCTCAAATCATAAAATACTAATTCCTGCTGTAGCTATTTTAGGCGGAATTATTTTATTAATTTGTGATGGTATTGCACAGTTACCAACAAGCGAATATACACTGCCAATTAATGCAATAACATCGTTATTTGGTGCGCCTGTTGTCATTTGGTTATTAGTTAGGAAAAAGAAGATTTATATTTAA
- a CDS encoding non-canonical purine NTP diphosphatase → MKLVFATNNFNKLKEVQEMLSNSIEILSLKDINCFDDVDETETTLEGNSKLKANHITKKFGYNCFADDSGLEVESLDGKPGVYSARFAGEPTNAENNMQKLLSELKDKENRKAQFRTAVCLNIDDKQYIFEGICKGEILQEKQGEKGFGYDPIFKPEGYNISFAEMTPEEKNKISHRGIAIQKLVDFLKSY, encoded by the coding sequence ATGAAATTAGTCTTTGCTACCAATAATTTTAACAAGCTTAAAGAAGTGCAAGAAATGTTATCTAATTCAATAGAAATATTGAGTTTAAAAGACATTAATTGTTTTGATGATGTTGATGAAACTGAAACTACTTTAGAAGGAAATTCGAAGTTAAAAGCAAACCATATCACTAAAAAATTTGGTTATAATTGCTTTGCAGATGATTCTGGTTTAGAAGTAGAAAGTTTAGATGGAAAGCCAGGAGTGTATTCTGCACGTTTTGCTGGTGAACCTACAAATGCTGAAAATAATATGCAAAAATTATTATCGGAATTAAAAGATAAAGAAAACAGAAAAGCACAATTTAGAACCGCTGTTTGTTTAAATATTGATGACAAACAATATATTTTTGAAGGAATTTGCAAAGGTGAAATCTTACAAGAAAAACAAGGTGAAAAAGGTTTTGGGTACGATCCTATTTTTAAACCTGAAGGATATAATATATCGTTTGCTGAAATGACACCAGAAGAAAAAAATAAAATTTCTCATAGAGGAATTGCAATTCAAAAATTGGTTGATTTTTTAAAAAGTTATTAA
- a CDS encoding helix-turn-helix domain-containing protein has protein sequence MIELFLFLFTGIIGFVTLVLMLRFYKSNPFCNFFLILVISIVSIRFFIHGSYNLGLQTILKPDRGLYSILFLIVVPSSYLYYKNLIFQINTINYKDLKHLIFIVFLFLINSIDGLRNSFIFYFGSFTNFFLILMFLVFYLTLIFKVLSKNIWFQKTILLNKNHFKLIKNWTIYFFTIHVLSSFAVLASLYIEIKSGHILSGKSMAIFLLFFWLFLFFKILISPEILYGLPILNKTLLRFNDSLLEKNEILKPIPNNWILEANGKKIDQDQKLKEKITKNITSYIQQVDKLSLEEHIFRNQKTSQNNIAEKLGVPTSHIVYLFKYHSKISFSEYRMQSRIQDAIELINDGFLNNETFESLAFTTGFSSYNPFFIAFKKITSFSPQDYLKVNKI, from the coding sequence TTGATAGAATTATTTTTATTTTTATTTACTGGGATTATTGGATTTGTAACCTTAGTCTTAATGTTAAGGTTTTATAAATCAAATCCATTCTGTAACTTCTTTTTAATACTTGTTATAAGTATCGTTTCTATTCGATTTTTTATTCATGGTAGTTACAATTTAGGTTTACAAACAATCTTAAAACCAGATAGAGGTTTGTATTCAATTCTGTTTTTAATTGTTGTTCCTAGTTCTTATTTATATTATAAAAATTTAATTTTTCAAATAAATACAATTAACTATAAAGATTTAAAACATTTAATTTTTATTGTTTTCTTATTTCTAATCAATTCAATAGATGGTTTAAGAAATAGTTTTATCTTTTATTTTGGTTCTTTTACAAACTTCTTTTTAATCTTAATGTTTTTAGTTTTCTATTTAACGTTGATTTTTAAAGTATTAAGTAAAAATATTTGGTTTCAAAAAACAATCCTCCTAAATAAGAATCATTTTAAGTTAATTAAAAATTGGACCATCTATTTTTTTACAATCCATGTACTTTCTAGCTTTGCTGTGCTAGCCTCTTTATATATAGAAATAAAGAGTGGACATATTCTTTCAGGAAAATCAATGGCAATTTTCTTATTGTTTTTTTGGTTGTTTTTATTTTTTAAAATTTTAATTTCTCCAGAAATTTTATATGGACTTCCAATTCTTAATAAAACTTTATTAAGATTTAATGATTCTTTGTTAGAAAAAAATGAAATTTTAAAACCGATACCTAATAATTGGATCTTAGAAGCAAATGGAAAAAAAATTGATCAAGACCAAAAATTAAAAGAAAAGATAACCAAAAATATTACTAGTTATATTCAACAAGTTGATAAATTAAGTTTGGAAGAACATATTTTTAGGAATCAAAAAACATCTCAAAATAATATTGCAGAAAAATTAGGGGTGCCAACAAGTCATATTGTATATTTATTTAAATATCATTCTAAAATTTCTTTTTCAGAATACAGAATGCAAAGTAGAATTCAAGATGCTATAGAACTTATAAATGATGGCTTTTTAAATAATGAAACTTTTGAGTCTTTAGCTTTTACAACAGGCTTTTCATCATACAATCCGTTTTTTATAGCTTTTAAAAAAATCACTAGTTTTTCACCTCAAGACTATCTTAAAGTAAACAAGATTTAA
- the rlmH gene encoding 23S rRNA (pseudouridine(1915)-N(3))-methyltransferase RlmH yields the protein MKIKLLAIGKTDNKNLIKLIDEYQNRLKHYIKFELEIIPDIKNVKNLSEIQQKEKEGELILSKLQNTDQLVLLDDKGKHFTSIEFSNYLQKKMNAGLKQLVLVIGGPYGFSDAVYQKSTGKISLSKMTFSHQMIRLFIVEQLYRGFTILKNEPYHHE from the coding sequence ATGAAAATTAAACTTTTAGCAATCGGAAAAACAGACAATAAAAACTTAATCAAATTAATTGATGAATATCAAAATCGATTAAAACATTATATAAAGTTTGAGTTGGAAATTATTCCTGATATAAAAAATGTAAAAAATTTAAGTGAGATTCAGCAAAAAGAAAAAGAAGGTGAATTAATTTTATCGAAATTGCAAAACACAGATCAATTGGTTTTGTTAGATGATAAAGGAAAACATTTTACTTCGATTGAATTTTCTAATTATTTACAGAAGAAAATGAATGCTGGTTTAAAACAATTGGTTTTGGTAATAGGTGGACCTTATGGTTTTTCTGATGCAGTTTATCAAAAATCAACAGGAAAAATTTCACTTTCTAAAATGACGTTTTCGCATCAAATGATTCGTTTATTTATTGTGGAGCAATTGTATAGAGGCTTTACAATTTTAAAGAACGAGCCTTATCATCATGAGTAA